A genome region from Gouania willdenowi chromosome 9, fGouWil2.1, whole genome shotgun sequence includes the following:
- the nipsnap1 gene encoding protein NipSnap homolog 1, producing MAMTGSCWAKGHVLYRYSVSPVTRRFSARVNNGWLRSMFVHKADARKDAHSNLLSKKETNHLYKIQFHNVKPDCLEVYNDLQVEVQKKLSQDAEYPCEIVGSWNTWYGEQDQAVHLWRYRGGYPALTECLQKLKTNEEYKEFRKERSKMLISRRNQLLLEFSFWNEPLPRKGPNIYEMRTYNLKPGTMIEWGNHWARAISYRQENKEAVSGFFSQIGDLYVVHHLWAYESLQAREETRNSAWMKEGWDVNVFYTVPLIRSMESRIMIPTGGSPLQ from the exons GAGGTTTTCCGCGCGCGTCAACAATGGCTGGTTGCGATCCATGTTTGTGCACAAAGCTGATGCCAGGAAAGACGCTCACTCCAACCTGCTgtcaaagaaagaaacaaaccaTCTGTATAAAATCCAAT TTCACAATGTCAAACCAGATTGCCTGGAAGTGTACAACGACTTACA GGTCGAAGTGCAGAAAAAGCTGAGTCAGGATGCTGAGTATCCGTGTGAGATAGTTGGAAGTTGGAATACCTGGTATGGAGAGCAGGATCAAGCTG TACATCTGTGGCGTTACAGAGGAGGTTATCCAGCTCTGACTGAATGTCTGCAGAAGCTAAAAACAAACGAG GAGTATAAGGAGTTCAGGAAGGAAAGGTCCAAAATGTTGATTTCAAGGCGAAACCAGCTTCTCCTGGAGTTCAGTTTCTGGAATGAACCCCTTCCCCGTAAAGGACCAAACATCTATGAGATGCGCACCTATAACCTTAAG cCAGGAACCATGATAGAATGGGGCAACCATTG GGCGAGGGCCATCAGTTACAGACAGGAGAACAAGGAGGCAGTCAGTGGCTTCTTCTCACAGATCGGAGACCTGTATGTTGTTCATCACTTATGGG ccTATGAAAGCCTCCAGGCTCGAGAGGAGACAAGGAATTCTGCCTGGATGAAGGAAGGCTGGGATGtcaatgtattttatacag TTCCATTGATCAGAAGTATGGAGTCTCGGATCATGATTCCCACTGGTGGTTCACCTTTACAGTGA